CCAGCGAGTATTTTCTTACCTGTGCAAGACACTAGACGTACTGTACAGGCACTGCGACAAATGTTTTGGTCGGGCAAACAGTCGTATCCCCGTGTTTTTAGCCTATAAGCGACCTTCCATTTTTATTCTTGCTACTCACCGTGTTTTATCGCTATAATAGGTATATTATAGATTCAAGAGGCGATAGTATGGATGCACCGAAAAAAAAGATAGCTATTACACTGGAAACAACCATCGAAGATGATGGACAACTGGAGCACACGAAACAGAGCCACCAAGGAGACTTTTTTCAGAAAAACAACATGGACGTATTGATTTTTGAGGAAGTCTTAGAAGATGGTTCCACGATTAAAAACTTGCTTACCATCCATCCGCACAAGGTTAGTATCAATCGTTCTGGTGCAGTGAAGATGAATCAAAAATTTCAAGCTGACCAAATAACGGAAAATATATATCACCATCCCCATGGAAAAATACATATGGAAACAAATACCGAAGCAATTGTGTATAACAAAGCAGGCGATGGAAGAGAGGCTACCTTAACCATTCATTATACAGTGAAGTTAAATGGGCAGGAAAATCGGAAACATACATTGAAATTGGCATATCAAGAGGAGGATCATCAATGAACGTTTTGGAACAAACGGAAAATACATTGAAACAGGAAATTGCAGCTGCCGTTATCGAAGCAAAGCTAGCGACGGAAGAAGAGCTTCCTGCAATTATATTGGAAAAACCAAAAGATAAGGCACACGGCGACTTTGCATCAAACATTGCGATGCAATTAGCAAGAATCGCTAGAAAAGCACCGCGTCAAATTGCTGATGAAATCATAGTAAATCTAGATCAGTCGAAAGCTTCGATTGATAAGGTTGAGATTGCTGGACCTGGTTTCATTAATTTCTTTATGAAAAATGATTTTCTTGGCGAGATCATTCCAACCATTTTAGATGCTGGAGAAGATTACGGGAAAACAAATACTGGAAATGGCGAACGTGTACAGGTTGAATTTGTTTC
This region of Oceanobacillus sp. FSL K6-2867 genomic DNA includes:
- a CDS encoding DUF1934 domain-containing protein, whose product is MDAPKKKIAITLETTIEDDGQLEHTKQSHQGDFFQKNNMDVLIFEEVLEDGSTIKNLLTIHPHKVSINRSGAVKMNQKFQADQITENIYHHPHGKIHMETNTEAIVYNKAGDGREATLTIHYTVKLNGQENRKHTLKLAYQEEDHQ